Genomic segment of Planctomycetota bacterium:
ATACCCGCGAATCGCCTGCCGTGGCAATCGCTGCCAGGCTTATCAAGCTAGGTGCAAAAGTACAGGCGTATGACCCTAAAGTAAAGCCTTCTAAAATCCCTTCCCTTAGAAACCGGATAAAACTTTGCTCATCGCCTTACGAAGCGGTTAAAGAAACACACTGCCTTTTGATCGCTACGGACTGGGCTGAATTCAAAGAAGCCGATTTTAAGCGGATAAAGAAAGAAATGCTGCGCCCGATAATCATAGACGGGCGAAATATGCTTGAGCCAAAAAATATGAAGAATCTTGGATTTGTCTATCACGGAATGGGGAAATCATAAAAACATAAGGAGGTTTAAAAATGAGCAAAGCAATATACGCAGGTTCTTTTGACCCTGTAACCAAAGGACATATTGATGTTATTGAACGAGGGGGCAAGATTTTTTCCGAATTGATTGTAGCGGTAGCGGATAACCTTTCAAAACCGCCTATGTTTACCAAAGAAGAACGTATAAAAATGATAAAAAGCGGCGTAAAAAAGTATAAAAACGTCCGCGTTGATTCGTTCGAAGGGCTCTTGATAGATTATGTCCGTAAACAAAAAACAAATATCATATTAAGAGGCATCAGGACGATGTCAGATTTTGAATATGAATTTCAAATGGCGCTGACTAACCGGGCAATCGCACCGGATATCGAAACCGTATTTGTCATGACCTGTGAAAAGTTTTCTTATATAAGCTCCAGGCTCCTTAAAGAAGCCGCTATCTTGGGCGCTGATATATCAAAATTCGTCACCCCGGAAGTGTTGACGGAATTGAACAAAAAGATAAAGAGCTAAAGGAGGATGCTATGGCGCCTATTTTCCTTATCGGATTAGATCAGTTTGACATAACTAAAATCGTATTTGATTCTAAAGTAATCGAACAAGCCAACCCTCACCGGTTTGAAATGCGCTTATTAGATGGAATTCTCCTGTTCAAGCCTGAGGAAGGATTAATTGTCGGTTATAAAGACAGCCGCCCTGATGAATTCTGGGTGCGCGGCCATATTCCCGGACGGCCTCTTATGCCTGGCGTGTTAATGATAGAAGCGGCTGCCCAGCTAGCCAGCTTTTATTACAAAATGACGGAAGGGAAAAACGACCAGAGGTTTTTAGGGTTCGGGGGGGTCAATGACGTTAAATTCCGCCATACGGTTGTGCCGGGAGACAAGCTTATTATCCTGGGGAAATGCCTTGAAATGCGTTCCCAGCGGCGCATTATATTCGCCAGCCAGGGCGTGGTAAACGGCAAACTTGCGTTCGAATCGACTATTATCGGAATGGCCGTATAGAAATAATTTCAAGCTCTCCGGATTTATCATCGAAACATGGAGAGCATGCCTGATTTAATTATTCTTCTCCAACCGGAACTAATTCTTCATCCGGCTCATCTATATCAATTTCAGGAGGCGTGTCATCCTCTTTTTTGGATTCAGTCTTTTTATCTTTTAATTCTTTTCCTTCTTTCACATCCTTAATTGATTCTACTTCAAGGGATTCTCCTTTTTTTACTTTTTCCACAGCACTCTCAATGTCACCCTTTACCGGCAGATCATTGCTATCTTTAAGCAGATTTTGCAGGTTTGCAATGGTTTCTCTGCGATTTTCTTCATCAACGCATCCCTTTTCCATGTATTTCCTGGCTATCTCGGAAAAACGGCGCCTCAACGGATCTTCAAATGTTTTTAGCTCTTTTTCCGCATTGACAAAACCTTTATACCCGCGCCGGTTAGTCTTAATAACGCCGTTTAATTCTTTAATCAATTCAGTTTTATTTTCTTTTTCCTTCAGCTTCGCGATTTTCTCCCACCTTTTATCCAAGTCTTCTATAATATCCTCGATTTTATCAGCCACTTTATCGAAAGCATCCAGCACTTTTTTGTTTGTCGGCGGAACAGGGATTTGCTCCATGAAATTGCCGTATTGATCCAATATAACGGCAACCCCTCCTTTTTTAAGCTTATTAATTTTATAAAACTCGTTTATTTCGGGATCAACGATTTCCCCTTTTTTATTAACCTCTACAAAGATACTGGCGAATATAGCTTTTTCCTTAGAATACCTTACGATATCATTGTCATAATTGGGTGGGAACTGTTCTTTATCGGAAAAATAAAAGTACAGGAACAAAGGCTTTTGCTCTTCACGCATCAGGGAAAAAGATTCATCAAACCTCTCTGTCTTCCAGTTAATTTCCGCTTCCTCTATTGAAGAATCGGTAGCAATGTTGTTATTATTGTTGTTGTTTTGCTGTTCCTGTTTTTTCTTCTCAGCTTCTTTTTTCACCTCTTCCACTTTCTTCTTTATTTCCTCTTTTTTCTGCTCCTTCTTAGGCGCGGGAGCGGGCTTCTTTTTACCCTCCGCTAAAACATCCGCGTTCGGGCAAATTATCATCGCCGCCAGGAAAGCCGTAAATATCAGCCACTTGCTTTTTAACATATGTTTTCTCCTATTTACATATCTATATATTAAACACCATTATAGCAAAAAAGTTGCGCAAAATCAAGTGCCTTTTCTTAATCTTATCCACAAGGATTTATCCAGCGTCATCAGCGATTGCATCGTGGCAACCGTCTTTTCGATATCATAAACGACCCTCCGGTGAATCACGTTTGTGCCGTCGAAAATGGCATAAGACGCCCTCGGGTCACCGTCACGCGGCTGCCCGACCGAGCCGGGATTAATCAGCGTTTTGGTACCCAACAACAACGGATACGTTTCATAATTCTGCCATTCGGGATGCACCAGGTAAAAATCAGACGTGCAAATATACGGAATGTGAGTATGCCCGACAAACCCGATAGTTTCAACCAGTTCGAAATTATATTTAAGGGACGCTTTCACCTCGGGCGTCAGGTTGAAGAAATCATCCTTCTTAATCACATATTCATCTATTTCGCCGCGAGGGGAACCATGCGTATAAATAACACCATCTCTTTTATATTCATACTGAAGGCTATCAAAGAAATGTTTTACCTGCGGATGCCTTTTGTTGTAATTGATAACTTCCTTAGTCCAGTTAATCGCCCTTTGCGCCGTCGGGTTAAAATTGGTTTTATCCTTGAAAAGCGCCAATTCATGGTTACCGTAAAGATTAATTATATTGTTTTCAAGAGATTTAACGATGCATTCAACCGGATTCGGCCCGTAACCAACCAAGTCTCCCAGAGAAATTATTTCGGTAATACCCTGGGCTCTAACGTCATCCAGAACCGCCGTAAAGGCTTCTATATTGGAATGAACATCGGCAATAATGGCTTGTAACATACCTCTAAAACACGAAACTAATAACCCGAAAACACCCCGAATGCTTTCGGGGGTGATTCCGTGTTTACTTCCAGACGTTCTTTAAATATGACGGAATGGCTGAAGCCTCCCTCGGGCCGACCATTACCTGCCAACCTGATTCCGCTTCCAGCTTGCCGCTTAAGACTGCCACATAACCCGGAATAATCAGCTTTTTATGTTTTACCACTTCGGAAACCTTGTAATCGGCAATCGCCTTTGCAATTATTTTCTCATTAAACTTATCGGCCGCAAAGGCAGTCAGGACAGACATGCCTTCTGTATTGACAACCACAATATAAGTCGGTACTTTACTTGCCTCGATTTCCGGTTGCACCGTAAAATATGTAAGCGAGAAATTCGTCGTCACCAAAACCGGGGATTGGTCGGTGACATTCCCAACAGGATAAATCTTAGATTCCACCTGTATCGGTTTCTGCGGGTCGGTATAAATATTCTGCCTGAGGCTAACCAAAGCCAATCCCTGCCATAAAGAGGCTTCCGGCATGACCACAATGCCGGCATACTTGGCAATAAAAGTACCTGCAAAAAGCACGGACTGATATGTATCCACGGCCGGAGCGAATAAAATTATCGGGAAACCAAGCGGACGGAACGTTTTCTTTAAAGCCAATCGCCTGATTTGCGTAATATCCGAAAGTAATTTAGGCAGTTCCGTGCTTCCCGGATTTATAACCAACTCTTTTATGCCCAGTGCCGTAATCTTCGTGGTCAACTCAGCCAAATCATCCAGATTTTTTCCGCTAACGCCTAAAGGGCATTTATATTTCCTTGCGAGCTCTGCCATTGCCTGGTAATTTTCCGCATTTGCCCCGTAAAGCAATGGTCTCCGGTCTTCGCAAAGTTTTACGCCCGCTTCCATCACCGCCGGATTTGTGCTTACTAAAATAATCGCCAGTTTTGAATTCGCCGCAACCGTCTTGGCGGCTTCAGCAAATTTATCCGGATTATTGCTTTTATCTGTTACGGCAATAAGCTCAAATTTAACCTTCTTGCCAACCCGGTCGAATTCTAGGGCATTGACACTTTTAACCTTCGCCGTAATATCTGAAGCCGAAAGGCTATCCGCAATCTCCACGGCCAAACCGGTCGGATGGTAAAATGTCTGTTCATGCCGGAAAAGGACCGTCTCGTTGCCGATTTCAACCTTATTATCTCCGGTTCCTATGGTCACCAACTGAATGGGCGGCATGGAGGCGCTGTCTAATTTATTCTTCGCCTCGGCTGAAACATCCGGGCATTTATCCAGAGAAGCCTTCTTACTGGCTAAAGACATCGCAAAAGCCAGACAGGTGGGCACTCCGCATTTCCCGCAGTTTGTCTTGGGCAACATTTTATAGATATCTAACCCTGTCAATGCCATAATAAGCAATCCTTTTCTATTATCACTGACCGACGTTTAAAAATCATATACCCATGGGCAAAATCCGTCAAGAAAATTACTATCTGCTAACCTTAATGTGATTTTCAGTGGTTAGGAAATCTTCAAATATTCGTTCCTAAAACCCGAAAAGCCTAAGAATATTTTCCTATACCACAAGAAAAAACACTAATTAAAACCATTTTTCTTGACCCTTTTGATAAACTTGGTTTATACTATATGGACTTGCGATAGGAAACTGACAGATTATTATGATTGAAATAAGATTCCACGGTCGAGGCGGACAGGGAGCAGTGGTTGCCTCGGAAATACTCGCCAACGCATTTTTCTTTGAAGACAATTCGGTCCAGACATTCCCGGAATTCGGAGTGGAACGCCGCGGCGCACCGGTGGCCGCCTATCTTCGCATAGATAAAACACAGGTCCTGGTCCGTTGCAAGATATACGAACCTGACCATATCATCGTCCTTGACCCGACACTGCTTAACGCGATTGATGTCACGGTGGGCTTAAAACCCAATGCCTGGATTCTGGTCAACAGCAACCGCAAACCGGAAGAACTTGGGTTCCCTTCCAAATTCCGCGTGGCAACCATAGACGCGACCAGCCTGGCTATCAAATACAACCTGGGGCCGAGGACTTCCCCTATCGTCAATACGGCCATACTCGGCGCGTTTTCCAATATCAGCCGTTTTATGCCGATTAAAGTATCCATGGAAAGCATTTGCAAAGCCATTAAGAAAAAAGTCCCGATTCAAATGGAAAATAATATCAAAGCCGCCCAGGAAGCTTATAATTTAGTCGTAACTAAAGAGGCATTATTATGTCCAAAATAAAAGTTATTCCGACCACTTTAAAAGTAAAGCAACTCCCCCCGACAGCAATTTCCATGTCCAATATGCTCTTTAATAAAACCGGCTCCTGGCGCAATTACAAACCGGAATATAACGAAAAACTACCGCCCTGCAACGCCGCCTGCCCGTCAGGTGAAAAAATACAGGGCTATCTCTATCTCGTAAAGAATCATAAGTTTGCCGAGGCATGGCAGCTTCTCAAACAGGATAATCCACTGCCGGCCGTCTGCGGGCGAGTCTGCTTCCACCCGTGCGAAGTGGAATGTAACCGCGGGGATTATGACGAATCAATCGGTATCCATAATGTCGAACGCATCATAGGCGATTACGGCCTCAAGCATAATTTGCGGGTTAAAACCGGTGCCAAGAGAAAACAGCAAATCGCCATTATCGGCGGCGGACCAGCCGGAATATCCTGCGCCTACCATCTCGCAAAGATGGGTTATAAACCAACCATATTCGAGGCAGAAAGGCAATTGGGCGGAATGCTCCAATACGGAATACCCTCTTACCGCCTGCCTAAAAATATACTCCAGAAGGAAATAAATTCCATCATAAAAATGGGCGTAAAGGTTAAAACCGGAATGCGCGTGGGCAAGAACCTCTTTATCGAAGAACTCGCCAATAAATACCATGCCGTCCTTATCGCCACCGGAGCGTATAAGGAAAGAGCGCTCGATATCCCGGGCGAAGAAACACGCGGCGTCATCGGGGCGCTGGATTTCCTGCATGAGGTGAATTCCGGGAAAAAGCCCAAAATATCCAAAGACGTGGTTATCATCGGAGGCGGCAACGCGGCAATGGACGCGGCGAGGAGCGCTTTAAGGATGGGCGCCCATCCAAAGGTTATCTACCGCCGGACCAGGAACGAAATGCCCGCCATCCCGGATGAAATACGCGATACCGAAGAGGAAAAAATAGATT
This window contains:
- a CDS encoding beta-hydroxyacyl-ACP dehydratase — its product is MAPIFLIGLDQFDITKIVFDSKVIEQANPHRFEMRLLDGILLFKPEEGLIVGYKDSRPDEFWVRGHIPGRPLMPGVLMIEAAAQLASFYYKMTEGKNDQRFLGFGGVNDVKFRHTVVPGDKLIILGKCLEMRSQRRIIFASQGVVNGKLAFESTIIGMAV
- a CDS encoding metallophosphoesterase family protein gives rise to the protein MLQAIIADVHSNIEAFTAVLDDVRAQGITEIISLGDLVGYGPNPVECIVKSLENNIINLYGNHELALFKDKTNFNPTAQRAINWTKEVINYNKRHPQVKHFFDSLQYEYKRDGVIYTHGSPRGEIDEYVIKKDDFFNLTPEVKASLKYNFELVETIGFVGHTHIPYICTSDFYLVHPEWQNYETYPLLLGTKTLINPGSVGQPRDGDPRASYAIFDGTNVIHRRVVYDIEKTVATMQSLMTLDKSLWIRLRKGT
- a CDS encoding acetyl-CoA decarbonylase/synthase complex subunit gamma, whose amino-acid sequence is MALTGLDIYKMLPKTNCGKCGVPTCLAFAMSLASKKASLDKCPDVSAEAKNKLDSASMPPIQLVTIGTGDNKVEIGNETVLFRHEQTFYHPTGLAVEIADSLSASDITAKVKSVNALEFDRVGKKVKFELIAVTDKSNNPDKFAEAAKTVAANSKLAIILVSTNPAVMEAGVKLCEDRRPLLYGANAENYQAMAELARKYKCPLGVSGKNLDDLAELTTKITALGIKELVINPGSTELPKLLSDITQIRRLALKKTFRPLGFPIILFAPAVDTYQSVLFAGTFIAKYAGIVVMPEASLWQGLALVSLRQNIYTDPQKPIQVESKIYPVGNVTDQSPVLVTTNFSLTYFTVQPEIEASKVPTYIVVVNTEGMSVLTAFAADKFNEKIIAKAIADYKVSEVVKHKKLIIPGYVAVLSGKLEAESGWQVMVGPREASAIPSYLKNVWK
- a CDS encoding 2-oxoacid:acceptor oxidoreductase family protein; translation: MIEIRFHGRGGQGAVVASEILANAFFFEDNSVQTFPEFGVERRGAPVAAYLRIDKTQVLVRCKIYEPDHIIVLDPTLLNAIDVTVGLKPNAWILVNSNRKPEELGFPSKFRVATIDATSLAIKYNLGPRTSPIVNTAILGAFSNISRFMPIKVSMESICKAIKKKVPIQMENNIKAAQEAYNLVVTKEALLCPK
- a CDS encoding FAD-dependent oxidoreductase, with product MSKIKVIPTTLKVKQLPPTAISMSNMLFNKTGSWRNYKPEYNEKLPPCNAACPSGEKIQGYLYLVKNHKFAEAWQLLKQDNPLPAVCGRVCFHPCEVECNRGDYDESIGIHNVERIIGDYGLKHNLRVKTGAKRKQQIAIIGGGPAGISCAYHLAKMGYKPTIFEAERQLGGMLQYGIPSYRLPKNILQKEINSIIKMGVKVKTGMRVGKNLFIEELANKYHAVLIATGAYKERALDIPGEETRGVIGALDFLHEVNSGKKPKISKDVVIIGGGNAAMDAARSALRMGAHPKVIYRRTRNEMPAIPDEIRDTEEEKIDFVFLAAPVKVISKNNKVVAIECIKMKLGSADSSGRRKPIPVKGSNFRIKTGTIIKAIGESPETSFIPASLLKDNLVCVDKWGMTAQNNIFAAGDTVTGPKTVVEAIGAGKRSAQAIDKYVRTGTVSFKEVPEIKPVRFEQLNTAYFEHAPRVSMPHLEFKERVKSTKEVYLGYKPNDAITESDRCFSCGVCNFCDNCWVFCPDMAVIKKKSKPARQSGGYEFNYDYCKGCGICASECPRNVISLVEEKK
- the coaD gene encoding pantetheine-phosphate adenylyltransferase produces the protein MSKAIYAGSFDPVTKGHIDVIERGGKIFSELIVAVADNLSKPPMFTKEERIKMIKSGVKKYKNVRVDSFEGLLIDYVRKQKTNIILRGIRTMSDFEYEFQMALTNRAIAPDIETVFVMTCEKFSYISSRLLKEAAILGADISKFVTPEVLTELNKKIKS